Proteins found in one Apium graveolens cultivar Ventura unplaced genomic scaffold, ASM990537v1 ctg5304_1, whole genome shotgun sequence genomic segment:
- the LOC141702590 gene encoding uncharacterized protein LOC141702590, with amino-acid sequence MKTKCQGNARVKKAQLNRLRRNFEVLEMQRDEPVADYFSRVMIIANDMRNCGEDMHDSKIVEKILRTLTDKWNFIVCSIEESKDIGELSVDTLQSSLLVHEQKFKYRNNEEEQALKITHEAKYSSRGRGRVSYRGGRGGGGEADKHLTKPQLNVTSVILLNTIHMSVQGGRRGPTINHMCGDHSIFNDIDESFKHVVRLGNNAKMDVSGKENVKLWLKGTSFILSDVYYVPELKNPLISIGQLQEKGLDVLFRSNQCRIYHPSRGLLIQANMTAN; translated from the exons ATGAAGACGAAGTGTCAGGGCAACGCGCGGGTAAAGAAAGCTCAACTCAACCGTCTTCGCAGGAACTTTGAGGTGCTAGAAATGCAGAGAGATGAACCAGTTGCAGACTATTTTAGTCGAGTTATGATCATTGCAAATGACATGAGGAATTGTGGAGAAGACATGCATGATTCGAAGATAGTTGAGAAAATTTTGAGAACTCTCACGGATAAATGGAACTTTATTGTTTGTTCAATTGAAGAATCGAAGGATATTGGTGAGTTGTCTGTGGATACTTTACAAAGCTCACTGTTGGTTCATGAACAAAAATTCAAATACAGGAATAATGAAGAGGAGCAGGCACTCAAGATTACTCATGAAGCTAAATATAGTTCAAGAGGACGTGGACGAGTATCATATCGAGGAGGTAGAGGCGGGGGGGGGGAGGCCGACAAGCATTTGACAAAGCCACAGTTGAATGTTACAAGTGTCATACTCTTGAACACTATCCATATGAGTGTCCAAGGTGGGAGAAGAGGGCCAACTAT TAATCATATGTGTGGTGATCATTCTATATTTAATGATATCGATGAAAGTTTTAAACACGTTGTGAGACTTGGAAATAATGCCAAGATGGATGTTTCCGGAAAAGAGAACGTAAAGTTATGGTTAAAAGGCACTAGCTTTATTCTTTCGGATGTTTACTATGTGCCGGAGTTAAAGAATCCTCTCATTAGCATTGGCCAATTACAAGAGAAAGGATTAGATGTCTTATTCAGATCAAATCAGTGCCGAATTTATCATCCATCAAGGGGTTTACTTATTCAAGCAAACATGACTGCAAATTGA
- the LOC141702592 gene encoding uncharacterized protein LOC141702592 produces the protein MEGVGARFGRSSTRYGGPATVFTGPVRKWKKKWSPISSNKHPQNTNGGTTSCLLLYKWTPYDPNVKDSNKTKSELPTRRFKYIPTAALEEPKNESAEEVDAEDESNTSETKPEAAELDAKSDGFGEKPDINDAPEKENKDIKDNPQERQDLNESTLDLSLG, from the exons ATGGAAGGAGTTGGTGCCCGATTCGGCCGGTCATCAACCCGTTACGGTGGACCGGCCACAGTGTTCACCGGTCCGGTTAGAAAATGGAAGAAGAAGTGGAGCCCAATTAGTAGTAACAAACATCCTCAAAATACTAATGGAGGAACTACCTCTTGTCTCTTGCTTTATAAGTGGACTCCTTATGATCCTAATGTTAAGGATTCCAACAAAACTAAATCTGAGCTTCCCACACGCAGATTCAAGTATATTCCG ACTGCTGCACTGGAAGAACCAAAAAATGAATCTGCCGAGGAGGTTGATGCTGAGGATGAATCCAATACAAGTGAGACTAAGCCAGAGGCAGCAGAGCTTGATGCCAAAAGTGATGGTTTTGGTGAGAAGCCTGATATAAATGATGCTCCAGAGAAAGAGAATAAG GATATAAAGGACAATCCTCAGGAACGGCAAGATTTGAACGAAAGCACATTGGATTTAAGTTTGGGTTAG